The following nucleotide sequence is from Candidatus Cloacimonadota bacterium.
GTTATGAGGGATTTGAGCTTGACACTGGGAAAAACCAGGTTAAAAAAACGTATATCTTGCAAACACTCATAAGAATAACGCGTATGCCCTATGGATATTGCGAACATGGGAGGCGCTATTGAGGTGCGCATAAACCATTCTAAGGTAATGAGATTATAATTACCATCCGGTTTGGTGGTAACGGCTAAGGCTACCTTGGAAGGAAGATGAACTTTGGCATACGCTTCCGGAAGATTGTGCAATTTAATCATAATAACATAACTCCTTAATTTATAATTAATAAAGACAAAATAAAACAAATTGGAACTGAAACAAGTTTTGTTGGCTCTTTGAATCTCAATAATCTGCTGTTCTAAAGGGATGAATAGCCCACAATGATGAGTATAGTACCAAATTCAACACAATCTGCTTGACAGATTAGTGACCTCCAACATACTGAAAGAAAGAAAAATTGAATAAGGATAAGACCATGAAATACTTTCGTAAGTTAATTGGAGAAAAATGCTATTTATCACCTGTTTCACTAGATGATGTAGAACGCTATACAGAGTGGGTAAACGATTTGGAAATAGGGCAGTTTGTTCTTTTTTCTTCTACAGTTTTCGATGTTAGTAAAGAACGAGTTGCGCTACAGCAATTAATGGATAACAGCATTATTTTTGCCATTGTGGAGAAGGATACCAATAAAGTGATTGGTAATTGCGGATTACACTTAGTAAATAATGTTCATCGACATGCCCAATTCGGAATCTTTATTGGCGAAAAGACATATTGGAATCAAGGTATTGGTGGAGAAGCAACTCGGCTTATTCTGGATTATGGATTTAATATCATGAATCTGAATAACATCAGTTTAGAAGTTGTGGACTATAATAAACGGGCAATCAAGTGTTATGAAAAAGTAGGATTCCAATATGTGGGCAGACGCAGAAAATATAGTTTTATGGCAGGGCAGTATCATGACGCACTTATCTATGATATCCTAAGCGAGGACTTTGAAAGCCCTTACGTAAATAAAACATTCGCATACTCTATTAGCGACGAAGCAGGACGCAGCAAGATCTCAATAGTATAATGTTTCGTAAGATAAAGGGTCAAAAACAAGTACTATATCTACTGCAGAATGCCATCGAGCAGCAGCGGATTGCTCAAGCCTATCTTTTTCATGGCGGAGATGGAGTGGGCAAATTTATGACTGCCTTGTATTTTGGTATGGCGCTTAATTGTCTATCTAG
It contains:
- a CDS encoding flavin reductase family protein; amino-acid sequence: MIKLHNLPEAYAKVHLPSKVALAVTTKPDGNYNLITLEWFMRTSIAPPMFAISIGHTRYSYECLQDIRFFNLVFPSVKLKSLITLAGSHSGRKIDKFSAGNVEYFPGKLNKLPILKDAVACFECEVVTQVKSGDHTIFVGEVKYSWSNESEEMYIYSQK
- a CDS encoding GNAT family N-acetyltransferase, giving the protein MKYFRKLIGEKCYLSPVSLDDVERYTEWVNDLEIGQFVLFSSTVFDVSKERVALQQLMDNSIIFAIVEKDTNKVIGNCGLHLVNNVHRHAQFGIFIGEKTYWNQGIGGEATRLILDYGFNIMNLNNISLEVVDYNKRAIKCYEKVGFQYVGRRRKYSFMAGQYHDALIYDILSEDFESPYVNKTFAYSISDEAGRSKISIV